A genomic segment from Dethiosulfovibrio russensis encodes:
- a CDS encoding peptidylprolyl isomerase, with protein MIFKDFLRGLLVIAVVLLISDFALAEPCLSKVGGQEVTEDDLIYLLSRRMDSSLDVAALAWMGMDSKQRKNFISHVEDVLFLSEASRLRGLGLNQDVVRKIRWDGINTLAKVYIDRIALTWDLSEEALRKYYSSNSEKYRAPERVLAEVRHCGGSYDGNLDTEEPRWFSLKDVPDVLKDVFFLDLKLGDVPPVLSSDGDLWIARVLEFQGSRVLPFDVVRDRVREDLKGSYLEKELRRLRGRILPVN; from the coding sequence TTGATCTTTAAGGATTTTCTACGGGGCCTTTTGGTCATCGCGGTCGTCCTTTTGATTTCCGATTTCGCGTTGGCGGAACCCTGCCTCTCCAAGGTCGGAGGTCAGGAGGTGACCGAGGACGACCTTATATATCTTTTATCCAGACGGATGGACAGCAGCCTGGACGTAGCGGCTTTGGCCTGGATGGGAATGGACTCTAAGCAGAGAAAGAACTTTATATCCCACGTGGAGGACGTTCTGTTTCTCTCCGAGGCCTCCAGGCTAAGGGGACTGGGGTTGAATCAGGATGTGGTCAGGAAAATCCGTTGGGATGGTATCAATACATTGGCTAAAGTCTACATAGACAGAATCGCTCTGACCTGGGATCTCTCCGAAGAGGCTCTTCGAAAGTACTACTCGTCCAACAGTGAAAAGTATAGAGCTCCAGAGAGGGTTTTAGCCGAGGTCCGGCACTGTGGTGGCTCATATGACGGTAATCTCGATACAGAAGAGCCACGGTGGTTCAGCTTGAAGGATGTCCCCGATGTTCTTAAGGATGTTTTTTTTCTCGATCTAAAGCTGGGAGACGTGCCTCCCGTACTTTCTTCCGATGGCGACCTCTGGATAGCGAGGGTGTTAGAATTTCAGGGTAGTCGAGTCCTGCCTTTTGATGTAGTAAGGGACAGGGTTAGAGAGGACCTCAAAGGATCCTACCTGGAAAAAGAGCTACGCAGACTGAGGGGTAGAATCCTTCCCGTAAACTGA
- a CDS encoding dihydrolipoyl dehydrogenase family protein, with product MKNYDLIVIGMGPAGMAVSAMGVSMGLNVLSIERRKIGGECLNCGCIPSKALLKGAEAFHGLKRLSSYGIDIDADILKISPMSVVRDKIDAINSKKTMKMFEKVSLVSGEAVLDGPDAVRVNGRTYRGKRIFIATGTSPAIPPIPGLKDLPDILTNENLFQLEEIPKSMTIIGGGAIGSEMGQAFARLGTNVTIVHMDPHLVPTGDEAAGCLLEKVMVEEGVTVRNSASIDRVEKRDGSFFLYSGDDVFESEKLLVAAGRVPSISGLRLGEIGVNHDKKGISVDQRMRTSVKNIYAVGDCNGQYLLSHAAMHQGMLAFMDALSPFSLPWTCRDRYVVPWAVFTEPEIAQVGITEKEASKRGLNYDVCEKKYSSYGRTVADGHPEGFVKIIVGKSGKILGATVVGEGASELIQEWTMAIQDRRRMTHIMMTQHPFPSVGTINKMVAEEWMMSKMRSPILGKLARFILR from the coding sequence ATGAAAAACTATGATTTGATAGTGATCGGGATGGGGCCAGCCGGTATGGCGGTATCCGCGATGGGGGTCTCGATGGGGTTGAACGTCCTCTCGATAGAGAGGCGTAAAATCGGTGGAGAGTGCCTTAACTGTGGGTGCATCCCCAGCAAGGCATTGTTAAAAGGGGCCGAGGCATTTCACGGGCTTAAGAGGCTCTCCTCCTACGGGATCGATATCGATGCCGATATCCTGAAGATCTCCCCTATGTCGGTGGTTCGGGATAAAATAGACGCTATAAACAGCAAAAAAACGATGAAGATGTTCGAGAAGGTCTCCCTCGTATCTGGAGAGGCCGTTCTGGATGGACCTGATGCCGTAAGGGTGAACGGCCGTACCTACAGGGGGAAACGGATATTCATAGCTACGGGTACAAGCCCCGCCATTCCTCCGATACCTGGATTGAAGGATCTCCCAGATATTTTGACGAACGAGAACCTCTTTCAGCTTGAGGAGATACCCAAATCTATGACTATCATAGGCGGAGGTGCCATAGGCAGCGAGATGGGACAGGCATTTGCTAGATTGGGAACTAATGTGACCATCGTGCATATGGACCCCCATCTAGTGCCGACAGGGGACGAAGCTGCAGGGTGCCTGCTGGAAAAGGTTATGGTGGAAGAGGGCGTTACCGTACGAAACTCCGCTTCGATAGACAGAGTGGAGAAGAGAGACGGCAGCTTTTTCCTCTATTCCGGAGATGATGTTTTCGAGTCCGAAAAGCTCCTCGTGGCGGCCGGAAGGGTCCCTAGTATATCTGGTTTGAGACTGGGCGAGATTGGGGTAAACCACGATAAAAAAGGTATCTCCGTGGATCAACGTATGAGAACCAGTGTCAAAAATATATACGCCGTAGGAGATTGCAACGGGCAATATCTTCTATCCCACGCGGCTATGCATCAGGGTATGCTGGCTTTTATGGATGCCTTATCTCCGTTCAGCCTGCCTTGGACCTGTCGAGATCGGTATGTGGTTCCCTGGGCGGTGTTTACGGAGCCGGAAATAGCTCAGGTAGGTATCACGGAGAAAGAGGCTTCAAAAAGAGGGCTGAATTACGATGTTTGCGAGAAGAAGTACAGTTCATATGGCAGGACAGTAGCGGATGGTCACCCGGAGGGGTTCGTAAAGATTATAGTCGGGAAGTCTGGTAAAATCCTTGGAGCGACCGTTGTGGGTGAAGGGGCGAGTGAGCTTATTCAGGAATGGACCATGGCCATTCAGGACAGACGTAGGATGACCCATATCATGATGACCCAACATCCTTTCCCGTCTGTCGGAACCATCAACAAGATGGTAGCGGAGGAATGGATGATGTCGAAAATGAGATCTCCTATCCTTGGGAAGCTTGCCCGTTTTATTTTGAGATGA
- a CDS encoding chemotaxis protein CheX — translation MVDPGREFRKLPIETLTALVQSFQRGFYRFNESMGIDVHFRRRETSLSYSIPYGVIIAMIGVVGDCRGGLSVILDQSGFSRYVGALTGGIIRPDVEDAIALSSIGEMLNMVAGRMALEMSKEGFSVDITPPQTFCGERIRQVESERTAHIILPYLLNDSDGGDGVAHLVINSPNL, via the coding sequence ATGGTTGATCCTGGGAGGGAGTTCAGAAAACTCCCGATAGAGACTTTGACGGCATTAGTGCAGTCTTTTCAAAGAGGATTCTACCGCTTTAATGAATCCATGGGCATAGACGTTCACTTTCGGAGGAGGGAAACCTCGCTTTCCTACTCGATCCCTTACGGCGTCATAATCGCCATGATAGGTGTGGTAGGAGACTGTAGAGGAGGACTTTCCGTAATACTTGATCAATCCGGTTTTAGTCGTTACGTAGGGGCTTTGACTGGAGGCATTATCCGTCCTGATGTGGAGGACGCCATTGCCCTTAGTTCTATAGGGGAGATGTTGAATATGGTGGCAGGCAGGATGGCTCTCGAGATGAGCAAGGAGGGTTTTTCAGTGGATATAACTCCTCCTCAGACCTTTTGCGGCGAGAGGATCAGACAGGTGGAATCGGAAAGGACGGCTCACATAATATTGCCTTACCTTCTGAATGACTCAGACGGAGGGGATGGCGTGGCCCATCTGGTAATCAACAGCCCCAACCTATAG
- a CDS encoding MarR family winged helix-turn-helix transcriptional regulator: MIEVKDEKIEDMTDLLVEFCEKFSGWEGAVAKLGRLSPAQMRTIGVIGRNRNLRMKDIAEKMELTTGTVTVMVDRLQEMGLVERCRNEMDRRSYRIVLSPKGEEYFQRHSQKQRELVKRLALKLNDDEQDNLIGFLGRFLEAL; the protein is encoded by the coding sequence ATGATAGAGGTTAAGGACGAAAAAATAGAGGATATGACCGATCTTTTGGTTGAATTTTGTGAAAAATTTAGCGGATGGGAAGGGGCCGTCGCCAAGTTGGGAAGGCTTTCTCCCGCTCAGATGAGAACCATAGGTGTTATCGGCCGGAATCGAAACCTGCGAATGAAGGATATCGCGGAAAAGATGGAACTTACGACCGGTACGGTAACTGTCATGGTCGATAGATTGCAGGAAATGGGCTTGGTCGAAAGATGTAGGAACGAGATGGATCGTCGTTCCTACAGAATAGTTCTCTCCCCCAAGGGAGAGGAGTACTTCCAGCGGCATAGTCAAAAACAGCGTGAGCTGGTAAAAAGGCTGGCTTTAAAGCTTAACGACGACGAACAGGATAACCTGATAGGTTTTTTAGGCCGATTTTTAGAAGCTCTGTAA
- a CDS encoding GntR family transcriptional regulator: MRDTVLYTTTADYVYHELRSQILTKKLKAGQRLPEIAIAKQLDVSRTPVREALRKLANEGIVQLIPNGGARLTAPTREEIESTYEVREYLEKLSVKKAATRITPLQICKLEEQIEKEEKSFEDKDLEGYLEINKRFHSIIAEGSGNVVLAEYIENILSRAYVYMVFYENFFDFHDNPSLNEHRAILSALSRHDEKLSVQLMKNHLDLSCQGLVSKPRGEQQ; the protein is encoded by the coding sequence ATGAGAGATACCGTCCTTTACACTACGACCGCAGATTACGTCTACCATGAATTGAGAAGCCAGATATTGACTAAAAAACTGAAAGCCGGTCAGAGGCTTCCTGAGATAGCCATAGCCAAACAGCTGGACGTAAGCCGCACACCGGTAAGAGAGGCCTTGAGGAAGCTGGCCAACGAAGGCATAGTGCAGTTGATTCCTAACGGGGGAGCCAGGCTGACCGCCCCGACGAGAGAGGAGATAGAGAGCACCTACGAGGTAAGGGAATACCTCGAAAAACTGTCCGTAAAAAAAGCGGCAACTCGTATAACACCGCTTCAGATCTGCAAACTCGAGGAACAGATAGAGAAAGAGGAAAAAAGCTTCGAGGACAAGGACCTAGAGGGCTATTTGGAGATAAACAAGAGGTTTCACAGCATAATAGCGGAGGGATCGGGCAATGTGGTCCTTGCCGAATACATAGAAAACATATTATCCAGAGCCTACGTATATATGGTTTTTTACGAGAATTTTTTTGATTTTCACGACAACCCTAGTCTCAACGAGCACCGGGCCATATTATCCGCTCTATCCAGACACGATGAGAAGCTGTCCGTCCAACTGATGAAGAACCATCTGGATCTCTCATGTCAAGGACTCGTCTCAAAACCAAGGGGAGAACAGCAGTAG
- a CDS encoding SDR family NAD(P)-dependent oxidoreductase: MIDLNEFFGMKGKVALVTGAASGIGLGISRFFANAGVSVAMFDINGDAGPARSAEIEGDSEFFLCDVTDSGSCSCGVDAALERFGHIDVLVNCAGVARRNDVVGLSESDWDLALGVTLKSVFLMSKFVVPHMRRQGRGRIVNIGSGWSFKGGPKAVSYCAAKGGVWNMTRAMAIDLGPDNINVNCVCPGDIDTPMLKSECEQLGGVYDEKYREECSRRPIKRLGTPEDVAKSVFFLASDMSPWVTGSSLVVDGGGIA; encoded by the coding sequence GTGATCGATCTTAACGAGTTTTTTGGCATGAAAGGCAAGGTGGCGCTAGTGACAGGAGCGGCTTCAGGAATTGGTTTGGGTATCTCTCGTTTTTTCGCAAATGCCGGAGTGTCCGTTGCTATGTTCGACATAAATGGCGATGCCGGTCCGGCGAGGAGCGCCGAGATCGAAGGAGATTCTGAGTTTTTTCTGTGTGACGTTACCGATAGCGGTAGTTGTTCTTGCGGCGTTGACGCCGCCTTGGAGAGGTTCGGGCATATAGACGTACTGGTCAACTGTGCCGGCGTCGCGAGACGAAACGATGTGGTGGGGTTGAGCGAGAGCGATTGGGATCTGGCTCTCGGGGTGACCCTGAAAAGCGTATTCCTGATGTCAAAGTTCGTGGTTCCCCATATGAGGAGACAGGGCAGAGGTCGAATAGTCAACATAGGTTCTGGGTGGAGTTTCAAAGGAGGGCCTAAGGCCGTTTCATACTGTGCTGCCAAGGGAGGAGTCTGGAACATGACCAGGGCTATGGCCATAGATCTGGGACCGGACAATATAAACGTTAACTGCGTGTGTCCCGGAGATATCGATACCCCTATGTTGAAAAGCGAGTGCGAGCAGTTGGGAGGAGTATACGACGAGAAATACAGAGAGGAGTGTTCTAGGAGACCGATCAAAAGGCTGGGAACTCCAGAGGACGTAGCCAAAAGTGTCTTCTTTCTAGCTAGCGACATGTCTCCTTGGGTGACCGGAAGTAGTTTGGTCGTCGATGGCGGCGGGATTGCGTAG
- the gcvPA gene encoding aminomethyl-transferring glycine dehydrogenase subunit GcvPA: protein MKKTYPYIPNSAPEAQKEMLEYIGVQSIDDLIVDIPEELRIRGGLKLPRPCLSEAELRRHMDGIIDKNIPAGRSISFLGAGCYNHQVPAVVDEIVSSAEFLTAYAGEPYEDHGRFQALFEYQSMMAELLDVDVCNVPTYDGAQAAATSLRMASRVSGRKVILLAGAIDPDRRAVIETYLDPVLSVEYLGYDDRTGLLNPSDLKESLNDKVAAVYVENPSFLGSIEERGGSIAQITHDEGALFVVYVDPSSLGVLTPPSRYGADISCGDIQSLGIHMNYGTGGGFIATKDDPRIVEEYPSRLFSLAPTSGGEWGFGDVLWERTSFANRETSKEFVGTHSALWGIGAGVYLATMGPRGMEDLGRGIMQRSLYAKKRLSEIPGVSTDRFGSVSFKEFVVDFNHTGKCVKDINEYLLGKGIFGGKDISSDFKELGQCALFCVTEMTSAEDIDFLVETLRDCLG, encoded by the coding sequence ATGAAAAAAACGTATCCCTATATACCGAACTCGGCACCGGAAGCGCAGAAAGAGATGCTCGAGTATATAGGAGTCCAATCCATAGACGATTTGATTGTCGATATACCGGAAGAACTTCGGATCAGGGGAGGGTTGAAGCTTCCCCGTCCATGTCTTTCGGAGGCTGAACTCCGTCGACATATGGACGGAATAATCGACAAAAACATCCCGGCAGGTAGGAGTATATCCTTTCTTGGTGCCGGTTGTTACAACCATCAGGTTCCGGCGGTGGTGGATGAGATAGTCTCTTCCGCCGAGTTCCTGACAGCCTATGCGGGCGAACCCTACGAGGACCACGGTCGTTTTCAGGCTCTCTTTGAATATCAGAGCATGATGGCCGAGCTTCTGGACGTTGATGTCTGTAACGTCCCGACCTACGACGGGGCTCAGGCGGCTGCGACCTCGCTCAGAATGGCTTCCCGTGTTAGCGGCCGAAAAGTGATCCTATTGGCTGGCGCTATCGATCCTGATCGCAGGGCGGTGATCGAGACGTATCTGGATCCGGTTCTATCTGTCGAATATTTGGGGTACGACGATAGAACAGGGTTGTTAAATCCATCCGATCTGAAAGAGAGTTTGAACGATAAGGTTGCGGCGGTATACGTCGAGAATCCCTCCTTTCTGGGGTCCATCGAGGAAAGAGGAGGTTCTATAGCCCAAATTACTCACGACGAGGGAGCGCTTTTCGTCGTATACGTCGATCCTAGTTCTCTGGGTGTTTTAACCCCCCCATCTCGATACGGGGCGGATATCTCCTGTGGAGATATCCAATCTTTGGGAATTCACATGAACTACGGTACCGGTGGCGGTTTTATAGCGACCAAAGACGATCCTCGGATAGTCGAGGAATATCCGTCAAGGCTGTTCAGCCTGGCTCCTACCTCCGGAGGGGAGTGGGGCTTTGGAGACGTCCTATGGGAGAGGACATCCTTTGCCAATAGGGAGACCTCTAAAGAGTTTGTGGGGACCCACTCCGCCTTGTGGGGGATCGGAGCTGGGGTATATCTGGCTACCATGGGGCCTCGTGGAATGGAGGACCTCGGACGGGGCATAATGCAGCGTTCTCTCTATGCTAAAAAACGCCTTTCCGAAATTCCGGGGGTCTCCACCGATCGTTTCGGATCGGTGTCATTTAAGGAATTCGTCGTCGATTTCAACCATACCGGGAAATGCGTGAAAGATATCAACGAGTATCTGCTGGGTAAGGGCATATTCGGAGGCAAGGATATCTCCTCGGATTTTAAAGAACTGGGGCAGTGTGCTCTCTTCTGCGTCACCGAGATGACAAGCGCCGAGGATATCGATTTTCTCGTGGAGACTCTACGGGATTGTCTAGGGTAA
- the gcvPB gene encoding aminomethyl-transferring glycine dehydrogenase subunit GcvPB, which translates to MNKTAMIRRFHQASWDEPIIFDLSEPGQRGVLVPEAGPKIEESVGDGLSAIPESMRRSDIPLLPEMGQPQVLRHFNHLAQENLGADYNVDIGQGTCTMKYSPKVNEIFATSSKITDLHPYQDESTVQGALEVMYRLGECFKEISGLDCFSLQPGGGSHGALAMATVVRSYFRDRGEEDRRDEVITTFFSHPADAAVPIVKGFKVVVLPPDKDGLPDFEAFKAALSDRTAAIFFTNPEDTGIFNGRIKDFTGLARKFGALCCYDQANANGLLGIARAKEADFDLSFFNLHKTFSSPHGCGGPATGLVAARQFLGAYLPAPLVVKKGDRFSLDWDMPKSCGKIKAFYGTLPVIVRAYAWIMSLGAEGLNEVSRVAILNNNYVMKKLLSIKGCSISFPDHSPRIEQARYSWRKLKEDTGFGTEDVQRRIADFGTHYWSSHEPWVIPEPFTVEPSESYSKADLDEFCAILERISQECYDDPDTIRHAPHNSTIHHVDHDVLDDPDLWAITWRAYKKKYDGYFERRKD; encoded by the coding sequence ATGAATAAAACCGCTATGATCCGTAGATTTCACCAGGCGAGTTGGGATGAACCGATAATATTCGATCTCAGCGAACCAGGTCAGAGAGGGGTGTTGGTGCCTGAGGCGGGGCCGAAGATAGAGGAATCCGTTGGAGACGGTCTCTCCGCCATCCCGGAATCCATGCGTCGCTCCGATATTCCGCTGTTGCCCGAGATGGGACAGCCTCAGGTGTTGCGACATTTCAACCATCTGGCCCAGGAGAACCTGGGAGCCGATTACAACGTCGATATAGGACAGGGGACCTGTACGATGAAGTACAGCCCTAAGGTCAACGAGATATTTGCAACTTCCTCTAAAATAACCGATCTCCATCCCTATCAAGATGAATCGACCGTCCAAGGAGCCCTTGAGGTCATGTACCGCCTGGGGGAGTGTTTCAAGGAGATTTCCGGCCTGGACTGTTTCAGTCTTCAGCCTGGAGGTGGGTCACACGGAGCTCTGGCGATGGCCACCGTAGTTCGTTCATATTTTAGGGATAGAGGCGAGGAGGATCGTAGAGACGAGGTGATAACCACCTTTTTCTCCCATCCCGCCGACGCGGCTGTTCCGATAGTGAAGGGGTTTAAGGTGGTAGTCCTTCCGCCCGATAAGGACGGTTTGCCCGATTTTGAAGCCTTTAAGGCCGCTTTATCCGATCGTACTGCTGCTATATTTTTCACCAATCCCGAGGACACCGGTATATTCAACGGTCGTATAAAGGATTTCACCGGTTTGGCCAGGAAATTCGGTGCTCTATGTTGTTATGACCAGGCCAATGCCAACGGATTGCTCGGTATCGCTCGGGCGAAAGAGGCCGATTTTGATCTCTCATTTTTCAATCTTCATAAGACTTTCTCCTCTCCTCACGGATGTGGAGGTCCTGCAACAGGTCTGGTCGCTGCTAGGCAGTTCCTAGGGGCTTACCTACCCGCTCCTCTGGTCGTTAAAAAAGGAGACCGTTTTTCGCTGGACTGGGATATGCCTAAAAGCTGTGGGAAGATAAAGGCGTTTTACGGCACTCTTCCGGTTATCGTCAGGGCTTATGCCTGGATTATGAGCCTAGGAGCCGAAGGTCTGAACGAGGTCTCCAGGGTAGCCATTCTCAACAATAACTATGTTATGAAAAAGCTTCTCTCCATAAAGGGCTGTTCCATCTCCTTTCCCGATCATTCTCCGAGAATAGAACAAGCGAGGTACAGCTGGAGAAAACTCAAAGAGGACACGGGGTTCGGCACCGAGGACGTTCAGCGTCGTATAGCTGACTTCGGAACTCATTACTGGTCCAGTCACGAACCCTGGGTTATCCCCGAACCGTTTACAGTGGAACCGAGCGAGTCCTATTCAAAGGCCGATCTTGACGAGTTCTGTGCCATATTGGAACGGATCTCCCAAGAGTGTTACGACGATCCTGATACCATCCGACATGCTCCGCATAATAGCACTATACACCACGTGGATCACGACGTTTTGGACGATCCCGATCTTTGGGCCATAACCTGGAGAGCGTATAAAAAGAAATACGACGGCTATTTTGAGAGAAGGAAAGATTGA
- a CDS encoding ATP-NAD kinase family protein — protein sequence MKTVGFIVNPVAGMGGAVGLKGTDGPEILERAIALGAVPKAMERAISVLRGLMDLDEVRWITCPGPMGEEAFLSLGMDFEVLDGDFAIPTTGRDTAFATEKMIDMNVDLLSFVGGDGTARDVASVIGDRIPVVGIPGGVKLHSAVFAKTPLKAGEILERYIRGRIDDFRLAEVMDIDEEAFRDGRLSASLYGYMRVPVSPEAMQSKKSGRHRESSSFRLKELACYVTSSMDEDVIYLLGSGATVKGLSDYLGIDGTLLGVDAVIGGRMIGKDMTEEEIRKAIEATSLKVAMILSPIGGQGFLLGRGNQQLSPDIVRSVGKEGISVIATPEKMEELFGKPLLVDTGDRELDEELRGFVSVIVGDSRELIWPLE from the coding sequence TTGAAAACCGTCGGTTTTATAGTCAACCCCGTTGCAGGAATGGGAGGGGCGGTGGGACTAAAGGGAACCGATGGCCCGGAGATCCTGGAGCGGGCCATCGCTTTGGGAGCTGTCCCTAAAGCGATGGAAAGGGCTATCTCAGTCCTGAGGGGATTGATGGATCTCGATGAGGTTAGATGGATAACCTGTCCCGGTCCTATGGGGGAGGAGGCGTTTCTGTCTTTAGGCATGGATTTTGAGGTGTTAGACGGCGATTTCGCTATTCCTACGACCGGTCGAGATACCGCTTTCGCGACCGAAAAAATGATCGATATGAACGTGGATCTCCTGAGTTTTGTCGGAGGGGACGGTACAGCCAGAGATGTCGCGTCCGTAATTGGAGATCGAATACCGGTGGTAGGGATTCCCGGCGGGGTTAAGTTGCACTCCGCGGTTTTCGCGAAGACTCCGCTGAAAGCGGGGGAAATACTCGAGAGATATATCAGGGGGAGGATAGACGACTTTCGTCTTGCCGAGGTGATGGACATAGATGAAGAAGCGTTCAGAGATGGGAGACTGTCCGCCAGCCTTTACGGATATATGAGAGTCCCGGTATCACCGGAGGCCATGCAGTCTAAGAAGTCGGGAAGACACAGAGAGTCGTCGTCCTTCCGGTTGAAGGAATTAGCCTGTTACGTCACTTCTTCCATGGATGAGGACGTCATATATCTACTTGGGTCGGGGGCCACCGTTAAGGGGCTTTCAGATTATCTCGGTATCGACGGAACCTTGCTCGGAGTCGATGCCGTCATAGGAGGAAGGATGATCGGCAAGGATATGACCGAGGAAGAGATAAGGAAAGCGATCGAAGCGACCTCCCTCAAGGTAGCCATGATTCTCTCTCCAATAGGAGGACAGGGATTTCTGTTGGGAAGAGGAAACCAACAGCTTAGTCCCGATATCGTTCGTTCCGTAGGAAAGGAGGGGATATCGGTTATAGCAACCCCTGAAAAAATGGAGGAGCTTTTTGGAAAACCTCTGCTGGTTGATACGGGGGACCGAGAGCTGGACGAAGAGCTGAGGGGATTTGTGTCGGTTATAGTCGGAGACAGTAGAGAGCTTATATGGCCTTTGGAATGA
- a CDS encoding Na+/H+ antiporter NhaC family protein translates to MESVGYGLWAVLPPLVAIILCFRTKMVLPSLFAGLFTGAVIVSHGNVLAGIGYSLETIVDNVVDPWNARLLLFTFFMGVGISFIWRLGGSFALADQAKKRIKTRRSVCLGTWLLGMGTSINDCLVAAVDGNVFRDICKEYRVSSEKFSYVLDSTAAPAAALFISDWVAYQIGMIQQGLDIAGITTIKPVEAYVKTIPFNLYSIFTLFFVGVLMYTGKDYGPMLKAEMRAISTGKFNRDGAVPMLDVGSELGEPIKTNPMVITFVLPLLAAFVVILAGLYWTGRSGTSLMGVLENSDASIALLWGAFAMAATGVTLALMTRIMDFKDAMDTFVDGFKLMVLTASILVMAWSLGAITKEMGLAQFIIEKIGTDLPFVMLPVIIFLLSILIAFATGTSWGTMAIMTPLAIPLAYNITGDPSTSSAIAGVVLSGAIFGDHCSPISDTTVMSSIFSGADHIDHVATQLPYAITVAVVVLSMYILYGAFRISPAILIPMGMVLLLLLQKLLHVGYLRGLKVSES, encoded by the coding sequence ATGGAATCTGTCGGATACGGATTATGGGCGGTATTGCCGCCTTTGGTCGCCATAATACTGTGTTTCAGGACCAAGATGGTCCTTCCGTCGCTTTTTGCCGGGCTTTTTACCGGAGCGGTTATAGTATCGCACGGTAATGTTCTTGCAGGTATCGGATACTCTCTTGAGACGATCGTCGATAACGTGGTGGATCCATGGAACGCGAGATTGCTGCTTTTTACTTTTTTCATGGGAGTAGGGATATCCTTCATATGGAGGCTGGGAGGCAGCTTTGCGTTGGCGGATCAGGCCAAGAAGAGGATAAAGACCAGAAGATCGGTCTGTCTCGGTACCTGGCTTTTGGGAATGGGCACATCCATCAACGATTGTCTGGTCGCCGCCGTCGATGGCAACGTCTTCAGGGATATCTGTAAAGAGTACAGGGTCTCTTCCGAGAAATTTTCATACGTTCTAGATTCCACAGCTGCTCCGGCCGCCGCTCTGTTCATCTCCGATTGGGTTGCCTATCAGATAGGGATGATTCAACAGGGATTGGATATCGCCGGAATAACTACCATAAAACCGGTGGAGGCTTACGTTAAGACTATTCCGTTTAACCTCTATTCCATATTTACGTTGTTTTTCGTTGGAGTTCTTATGTATACGGGCAAGGACTATGGACCGATGTTAAAGGCAGAGATGAGGGCTATCTCTACGGGTAAGTTCAACCGGGATGGAGCCGTACCGATGTTGGACGTAGGGTCTGAGCTGGGAGAACCTATAAAGACCAACCCGATGGTTATAACATTCGTACTGCCCCTTTTAGCGGCTTTCGTGGTTATTCTAGCGGGGCTTTACTGGACCGGAAGGAGCGGAACCTCTCTTATGGGGGTCTTGGAGAATTCGGATGCGTCGATAGCTTTGCTTTGGGGGGCCTTTGCTATGGCGGCGACGGGGGTAACACTGGCTCTAATGACGAGGATAATGGACTTCAAGGACGCGATGGATACCTTCGTAGATGGTTTTAAACTGATGGTCTTGACCGCCTCCATATTGGTGATGGCATGGTCCCTTGGTGCGATAACGAAGGAGATGGGGTTGGCTCAATTCATAATAGAAAAAATCGGTACGGATTTACCTTTCGTGATGCTTCCAGTGATTATCTTCTTGCTTTCCATATTGATAGCTTTTGCTACCGGGACATCTTGGGGAACCATGGCCATCATGACTCCCTTGGCTATTCCCCTCGCTTACAACATAACGGGGGATCCCTCGACATCGTCCGCCATTGCCGGTGTGGTTCTGTCTGGTGCTATATTTGGAGATCACTGTTCACCTATATCCGATACAACCGTGATGTCCTCTATCTTTTCCGGGGCCGATCATATAGATCACGTAGCCACCCAGTTACCCTACGCCATTACCGTAGCGGTGGTGGTGTTGTCCATGTACATTTTGTACGGGGCTTTCAGGATCTCTCCTGCGATTTTAATACCTATGGGCATGGTTTTGCTATTGTTGCTGCAGAAACTCCTTCACGTGGGGTACTTGAGAGGTTTGAAGGTGAGTGAATCTTAG